A genome region from Panicum virgatum strain AP13 chromosome 4K, P.virgatum_v5, whole genome shotgun sequence includes the following:
- the LOC120703727 gene encoding putative transcription factor bHLH041, protein MDAIFSLAAGPRARVLERAATRIPGCLYICLWAPVIAGGQLVPPSHLRCVDAWIGGGGGGRAREVFEAYRRAFCAAVSGCVPGWAYKDGRAYMELRQPDLTAAASLQVQDQLYHEAGTKTAVFMGCERGEIEVGLSDTEAAAVAGHVQQSLMEELMQLAPAAVPSSSPSSLPSLSIGSPEYSSLLIRSMAAAAEPSSSQEWQPLLHPAAVQLPGLLPPAYGPPQFLGSEAEDAAIAEAMLAVISSSAPLPPPAAFTDAPPWLARHRAQRWSPRRRAGAFRAYSAALSPRAPPRPGAPGQRMAKTAIALMLIVHARHQEEDAAAAATAAAQPPPAPAPPQHTSSQLHHMISERRRRERLNESFQTLRSLLPPGSKKDKATVLASTTEYMHKLIADLSELEKRNRELEAQLGLLPLETQQLAGSGDDSSERVVRVDVTAGASTSAGGGQAQVVSIRVAVRAECDLSEVVVATLAGIKNTGRFAVVTVDARQQRSSGHAQVSITLRVEAGGDDEPDETSLKEAVAKAVEDAVARPPSPSPSPPPPQWSP, encoded by the exons atGGACGCCATCTTCTCGCTCGCCGCGGGGCCCCGGGCGCGCGTCCTGGAGCGCGCGGCGACCCGCATCCCAGGCTGCCTCTACATCTGCCTCTGGGCGCCGGTGATCGCCGGCGGCCAGCTCGTCCCTCCCAG CCATTTGCGCTGCGTGGACGCgtggatcggcggcggcggcggcggccgtgcacGGGAGGTGTTCGAGGCGTACCGGCGCGCgttctgcgccgccgtgagcgg CTGCGTGCCGGGGTGGGCGTACAAGGACGGCCGCGCGTACATGGAGCTGCGGCAGCCGgacttgacggcggcggcgtcgctgcAGGTGCAGGATCAGCTCTACCAT GAAGCCGGCACGAAG ACGGCGGTGTTCATGGGCTGCGAGCGCGGCGAGATCGAGGTCGGGCTGTCGGACACcgaggcagcggcggtggcgggccaCGTGCAGCAGTCGCTGATGGAGGAGCTCATGCagctggcgccggcggcggtgccttcgtcgtcgccgtcctccCTGCCGTCCCTCTCCATCGGGAGCCCCGAGTACTCGTCGCTGCTCATCCGctcgatggccgccgccgccgagccgtccTCCTCGCAAGAATGGCAGCCGCTGCTGCACCCGGCGGCGGTGCAGCTGCCCGGCTTGCTCCCGCCGGCGTACGGCCCGCCGCAGTTCCTGGGGTCCGAGGCCGAGGACGCGGCCATCGCGGAGGCAATGCTCGCGGTcatctcctcctccgcgccgctgccaccgccggcggcgttCACCGACGCGCCTCCGTGGCTCGCCCGGCACCGCGCGCAGCGGTGgtcgccgcggcgccgggcggGGGCGTTCCGGGCGTACAGCGCCGCGCTCTcgccgagggcgccgccgcggccgggcgcGCCGGGGCAGAGGATGGCCAAGACGGCCATCGCGCTCATGCTCATCGTGCACGCGCGCCAccaggaggaggacgccgccgccgccgccaccgccgccgcgcagccgcccccggcgccggcgccgccgcagcacacCAGCAGCCAGCTCCACCACATGAtctcggagcggcggcgccgcgagcGGCTCAACGAGAGCTTCCAGACTCTCAGATCCCTGCTCCCTCCCGGATCAAAG aagGACAAGGCCACGGTTCTCGCGAGCACGACGGAGTACATGCACAAGCTGATCGCCGACTTGTCGGAGCTCGAGAAGAGGAACCGGGAGCTCGAGGCGCAGCTTGGCCTGCTGCCCCTCGAGACCCAGCAGCTAGCCGGGAGCGGCGACGACTCGTCGGAGAGGGTAGTGCGAGTCGACGTGACCGCCGGCGCGTCGACGTCCGCCGGCGGTGGTCAGGCTCAGGTGGTGAGCATTCGGGTGGCGGTGCGCGCGGAGTGCGACCTGTCGGAGGTGGTGGTCGCCACGCTCGCCGGGATCAAGAACACGGGGCGCTTCGCGGTGGTGACCGTCGATGCGCGGCAACAACGGAGCAGCGGCCATGCGCAAGTCAGCATCACATTGCGGGTCGAG